CGCGCGGCTCTCCTTCGAGGCGTACGGCGAAGAGGGCTGGCGGGTCGCCCGAGGTGACCTTCTCGACCCCGCCGACCTGACGATCCATCCCACGTCCGAGGAGCACTGAGCCGAACCGGGCGGGACGCGCGGGGTCGACACGGCATGCCGAACTGGCTTGTTGTCGATACGGTGTGGTCGCGATCTTAGGGAAGGAGAATCGTGGTCGATTCCCAGAGCACGCCGGCCCGTCAGCGGCCATCCATTGTGTCGATTTCCAGCTACCTGCTCTTCCTGTTCCTGGCGTGCCAGGTGATCAGTCTGATCATCACGCTCAGCACCATCGGTAAGACGCGCGACGCCCTTCGTGACGCGTACGCGGGCAGCAACGTCGAGAACGCCGATCAGGTGGGTGACGTCTTCTACGCCATCGGCCTCGGCAGCGCCATTCTGGTGCTGTTGCTCGCGGTCGTGCTGGGCGTTCTGGCCCTCTTCAACAACCAGGGCCGCAACGGCGCCCGGATCACCACCTGGATCGTCGGCGGCATCATGGTCTGCTGCGTGGGTGGTGGCCTGCTCAGCAACGCGGCCGGTGGTTTCACCGCCGGTGGAGAGACCGGCGCCAACGGGCCGAGCAGTGAAGAGGTCCAGCGCCGGTTGGAGGAGGCCCTGCCCTCCTGGGCCACCGCGGTGAGCCTGCTGCTCGGCGTGATCAGCCTGATCTCGCTGCTCGCGGCGCTGATCCTGCTGGCGATGCCGAAGGCGAACGCGTTCTTCCGCAAGCCGACCGCGGCGTGGGAGCCGCCGACCCCGGGCGCCAGCTACCAGGCCCCGGGTCAGCCCGGTTACCCGCAGGCCCCGGGTCAGCCCGGTTACCCGCAGTCGTCCGGTGAGCCGGGCTACCCGCAGTCGAGTGGGGAGCCGAGCTACCCGCCGCCGCCGGGCACGAACCGGCCGGACGACACGCCGCCCGCGGACCGTCCGGGGTCAACCCCGCCGTCGACGAGTTGATCGACAGATAAGCACGACGCCGACGATCCCTCCGAGTAGGTTGCAACCCGACGCCTACCGGAGGGATTCGTCGTGTCGTACCCGGAATCGGCACCGGCCCGCCGGCCCGCCGTCGTCCTGATGGCTGCGGGCGTGCTGCTGGTGATGGCGGTCGCCGCGCTCGCGTACGCCGTGGTCGACCTGGTGGTGCTGGGCGGGACGGTCGACGCGTTCCGCACCGCCGCCCGGGACACCTCGGCCAGCCCGGAGCAGATCGACGACGTGGTGACCCTGCTCCGCGCGTCCGCGGTGCTGTCTGCGGTGGTGGCCGCCCTCTCCGCGCCGGTGCTCGCCGGCCTGGCCCTGGGGCTGCTGGCCGGTCGCAACGGCGTACGGGTTGCCACCTGGGTGGTCAGTGGGCTTGGCCTGCTCGCCGGCTGTTGCAGCGTGGCGGTGCTGATCGGCGAACGAGCCGCACCACTGCAACTCGGCTCCGGTGAGCAGGCTGTCGCCGAGTTGCTGGGGCTGATCGGCGACGCGTACCCGTCGTGGTGGATTCCGCTCAACGCCGGGCTTTCCGTCGCGCAGGGCCTCGGTTACCTTGTAGTAGCTACGCTGCTGGCCCTGCCGGCGGCGAACGCCTGGTTCGGTCGCCACCGCTCGACCGCGCCGACCGTCCCATCCGCACCACCGGCGTTTCCGCATGCCCCGCACCAGCCGCCGCCCGCACCCCCGTACCCGCCCAGGTGAGGACCACCCCGTGACGCTCGACCCCACGACTGCCGAGCGCCGGGCCCTGATCACCGGGGCCACCGCAGGCATCGGCGCGGCGTTCACCCGGCGGCTGGCCGCCGACGGCTGGCATCTGGTGCTGGTCGCCCGTGACGCGGCCCGGCTGACCGAGCTGGCCACCGAGTTGGGTTCCACCTACGGCCGCCCCGTGGAGACGATCCCGGCGGATCTGTCCACCGACGACGGCTGCGCGGTCGTGGAGCGGCGAATCGCCGACGGCAGCCCCGTGCACCTGCTCGTCAACAACGCCGGCATCAGCCTCAACAAACCGTTCCTGCGCTCCACGGCAGAGGACGAGGCGCGGCTGTTGCGGCTCAACGTGCACGCGGTCATGCGGCTGACCCTGGCGGCGTTGCGACCGATGACCGAACGGCGGAATGGGGCAGTGATAAATGTCTCTTCGGTCGCCGGTTTCGGCACGGCGATGCCCGGCTCGACCTACTCGGCCAGCAAGGCGTGGGTCACCAACTTCAGCGAGTCCGTAGGCCTTTCGGCGCGCCCGTTCGGCGTCCGGGTGATGGCCCTCTGCCCCGGCTACACCCGCACCGAGTTCCACCAACGAGCCGGCATCAACATGTCCAAGACGCCCGAGTGGCTGTGGCTCCGCGCCGAGGATGTGGTCGACGAAGCCCTGCGTGACCTGCGCAAAGGCAAGATGGTCAGCGTCCCGGCATGGAAGTACAAGATGGTCGTCGCCGGCATGCGGCACGCCCCCCGCCGACTGCTCCAGGCCGTCGCGCGGGACACCCGCGGCCGGATCGGTCGCGACGAGCACTGAGCCTCGACCGGCCCACCAGGCCCCGTAGGTCGTTGGGGCGGTGCTGGCGCGCCGCTATCGGGCCAGTTGCTGAGCGTAGTCGAACATCGCCAACCATCGGTCCCCCGCCGGGCTGATCAGGGTGGACCCCACACACGGCGTTCAGACTTGCGCAGTAACCTCTATCGCCATGGGGGACCACGACGACCTGCGCAAATTCATTACCGACCTGGCTGTGGTCCACGGACGGGTCGTGCTCTCCTCGGGGCGCGAGGCAGACTGGTACGTGGATCTGCGGCGCGTCACGCTCCATCACCAGGCCGCTCCTCTGGTCGGCCGGGTGTTGCTCGACCTCACCGCCGACTGGGAGTACGACGCCGTTGGCGGCCTCACTCTGGGCGCGGATCCTGTCGCGCTCTCGATGCTGCATGCCGCCGCTCCGACCGGTCGGGCCCTGGACGCCTTTGTGGTGCGCAAGGCGGGCAAGGCCCACGGTCTGCAACGGCGGATCGAAGGACCGGAGGTGGCCGGCCGTCGGGTGTTGGCGGTGGAGGATACGTCCACGACAGGCGGAAGTGTGTTGACCGCTGTCGAGGCACTTCGTGAGGCCGGGGCGGAAGTTGTAGGCGTGGCGGTTATTGTTGATCGAGGCGCCGGCGACGCGGTGCGAGCCGCCGGATTGCCATACCGGGCGGCCTATACGTTGGCTGACCTCGGCCTTGTGGCGTAAAAGTTTGCCGATTCGGATCTGCTGATATGCAGGCGGATCGATGCTGCTGGTGGAAGGATGGAATACGTGGGAACTGCGTTGGCCGAAATGACTATGCCTCAGATCTCGCCGCTAAACGGCGAGCCGATCGAACGTGCCGATGCCGAGCGTCTCGCCGGGGTCCTCAAGGCCCTTGCTGATCCTGCTCGGTTGCGGCTGCTCAGCCTGATCCAGTCGGCCCCCGAGGGCGAGGCGTGCGTCTGTGACCTGACGGCGCCGCTCGGCCTCTCTCAGCCGACGGTCAGTCATCACCTGCGCATCCTCACCGAGGCTGGCTTGCTGCAGCGGGAGAAGCGCGGTGTCTGGGCGTACTACAGCCTGGTCCCGAGTGCGATCGCGACGATCGCCGACCTGCTGACCCCGCCGCGTAAGCGGGCCACCAAGAAGGCCCGCTGACGTAGGCACTGCACGCCGTCCCGCGCCGGGACGGCGTCCGGTGGCGAGCCAGGGGTGGCGCCATCGGTGAGTAACACCTGCTCGTCCCCGGCCGCACCGCCGGAGGCCGGGTCCGACATGCCGACGGCCGACCCCCGCACCAGGGGGCCGGCCGTCGTCGTCGTACCAGGACGTCAGCGGTCCTGGCCGTGCTCCGGTCGATGGCGGCCGTGCTGGTGTCCGTCGTGGTCGAACGCCTCGCGGGCTGCCTCCACCGCGCCTGCGGCGCTGGCCGCGGCAATTACCGCAACCGCCTCGCCACGCTTGCGGGCGCGCCGGTCGCGGAGGAACTCGAAGAAGATCGGCAGCACCGAGATCACGATGATCAGGGCCACCACCGGCAGGATGTAGTGGTCGATCTTGTCGCCGATGGCCTGGTAGATCTGCTCGGCCAGCAGGTAGCCGATCAGCAGGATGCCGTCCACCCAGAGCACCGCACCGACGATGTTCCAGAGCAGGAACTGCCGGGCCGGCATGCCGAGTGCACCCGCGACCGGGTTGAGGAACGTCCGGACGATCGGGATGAAGCGCGCCAGCACCACGGCCTTCGCCGGGCCGAACTTCTGGAAGTAGTACTCGGCCTTCTCGACGTACTCCTTCTTGAAGAGTCGGGAGTTCGGCCGCTCGAACATCGGCCGGCCGTACCGGGCACCGAGCCAGTGCCCCAACTGGGCGCCGACGATCGCGCAGATCGGCCCACCGATCAGCAGGCCGGCCAGCGAGAGCCGCGTGCCGTCGCCGAAGATCGCGTCCGCCACCGGCGACGAGGCCACGCCGGCGAGGAACAGCAGCGAGTCGCCGGGGAAGAAGAAGCCCACCAGCAGGCCGGTCTCGGCGAAGAGGATCACCCACACGCCGATCAGCCCGAAGGTCTGCAACAGCTCCTTGGGGTCGAGCGGGTTCAGGGCGACGCTCTCCACGAGAGCGCGGGTCTGCTCAGCTGTGTCCACGGCCACAAAGGGTACCGAAGCCCGGGCCTCCGGCCGCGCCGGACCGGCACCTCGCCACCCGCCGGCGCAATACCCGTGTGCAGGGGTCCGAACGGCTCGACCGATGTCGCGCCGTGGGCCCGGGCGCGCCTCCCGCGCCTCGCCTCGACTGATCAGTGCAATGTTTCCCGGGTCCGCAGCCGTCGTCAGGGGCAGGAGACCCGGGAGGTGCGGTGACGTACGAGGAGTTCGTGGACACGCGGCTGGCCCCGCTGCTGCGGTACGCGGTGATGCTGACCGGCGATCCGCACCAGGCCCAGGATCTCGTTCAGGAAACCATGGTCCGGGTCCAGCTCAACTGGCGTCGGGTCGCCCGGGCGGACTCACCCGAGCGATACGTGCGCCGGATGCTCACCAACCAGTACGTCGACTGGCGGCGCGGCTCCTGGGTCCGCCGGGTGCTGCTGCGCGGAGAGCCCGACGCGACGGTGCCGGTGACCACCGACCACGCCCAGTCCGCCGTGGACCGGGACCAGATCTGGTCCTGGCTGTCCCGGCTGCCGCGTCGGCAGCGGGCCGCCCTGGTGCTGCGCTACTACGAGGACCTGCCCGACGCCGAGATCGCCGACATCCTCGGCTGCGCCGTCGGGACCGTACGTTCGTCCATCTCCCGGGCCCTCGCCACGCTCCGGGCCGAGTACGTGGAGGCGTGAACATGATTGAGGACGACCTGCGTGCCGCCTTCACCCGGCACGAGCCACTGACACCACCGACGGGCCCGCTGCGGGTCGCGATCGACCGGCTGGCGACGCGTCGGCGGCAGCTTCGCCGACGCTGGCAGGCTGGCGGAACGGCCTTGGCCGTGCTCGGCGTACTGGGCATCGGGGTGCCTCTGTTCACCCCGGAGCGCGCCGGGCCGCCGCAGGCCGACCTGATCGGCGCGACGGATCGGCCGGTGGCGACGGGCGCGGTGAACGTTCTGCTGGTCGGCATCGACAACCGGGGGTCCGTCCCGCCGTTGGCCGACTCGGTGCTGCTGCTGCACATCCCGGCCGACCGCAGCCGCCCGTACCTGGTCTCACTGCCCCGCGACCTGAAGGTGCCGATCCCCGGCCACGGCACCGACAAGCTGAACGCGGCGTTTCCGTTCGGCGCGGGCCACTCTCCACCGGATCTGACCAAGGGTTACGAGCTGACCCGGCAGACGGTGGCGAAGCTGACCGGCCTCCGCATCGACACGGGTGTGGTGTTGACGTACGCGACTCTGCGCACGCTGACCAACGAGGTTGGCGGTGTGCCGGTCTGCCTGCCCGAGCGGGTGCAGTCGGTCCACACCCGGCGGGTCTTCCCGGCCGCGTGCCAACGCCTCGACGGTGCCGCCGCGGCCGACCTGCTCCGCCAGCGGTACGGGCTGCCCGACGGCAGCCAGGGCCGGGACCGCAACGCCCGGATCTTCGCGGCCGGGCTGGTCCGTTCGGCCTCCGACCAGGGTGTGCTCACGAATCCGGTACGACTCGCCAAGCTGCTGGGGGCCGTCGGTCCGGACCTCGCCGTGTCACCGGGGCAGGCCACCATGCTGGACCTGATGCGGCTCGTCCCGACACTGCGATCGGTGGACCCGGTCGGGCTCAGTCTGCCAGTCGGCGACCCCACCGGGCCCAGTCGCTTCGTGCAGGCCGACCCGCAGCTCGCCCCGGAGTTCCTGACCGCACTGCGCGAGGATCGGCTCGGCGACTGGGTGGCCCGTCACCCCGAACAGGTCAACCCCGCCCGGTGATGGCGACCTGCCGCGAGGTCAGCGGTAGTCGTCCTCGTCACCGGTGACCACCCGGGCCTGCTCCATCGCGTCCCAGTCGTCGACCTCGAGGCCGCGCTGGGGCTCGCCGTCGGCGTCGGCGGGGCCGACCACCGTGGCCTGCTCGACCGCGTCGGCCGAATCGGCCTCGGGGTCGCGCTCGTCCGGGGCGAGGTGGTCGCCGGGAATGAAGTCCTCGTCGGGCTGACCCATCGTCCCTCCCGGGGTCTCGGGGCACGGTTCCCACCCACCGTACGGGTTGCGTCGGCGCCGCGCTCGGAAGCGGAGTAGGCGGAATCAGCCCTCGACGACGCGACCCGATGCCAGGATGGTGCCGTGGGCTTCCTCATTCGACTGGCGATCACCGCGGTCGCTCTGTGGATAACCACCCTGATCGTGCCCGGTGTCGACGTGCACGGTCGCTCGGGTGGCAACACCGCGCTCACCCTGATCGTGGTGGCGCTGATCTTCGGCGTGATCAACGCCGTGCTGAAGCCGTTGATCAAGGTCGTCGGCTGCGTGTTCTACCTGCTGACCCTGGGCCTGTTCGCGCTCGTGGTCAACGCCCTGCTGTTCCTGCTCACCGACCGGATCGCCCGCGGGCTCGACCTGCCGTTCCAGGTGGACGGTTTCTGGGCCGCGTTCTGGGGAGCCATCGTGATGACAGTGGTCACCTGGCTGATCAGCGTCATCGTGCCGGACAACCTGGACCGCCGGTGAACGGCTGACACCCGGGTCGGTTGTTCCGGCGCACCTCACCTACGGGATACTGCCGGGCGGAGGACAGCGCGGTCCGGCGCACAAATGAACAACAGCGGCCAGCACGGCCGAGAGTGGTAAGTAAGGAGCGTCAACATGCCCATCGCTTCCCCCGAGGCTTACGCGGAGATGCTGGACCGCGCCAAGGCTGGCCGGTACGCGTACCCCGCGATCAACGTGACCTCCTCCCAGACGCTGAACGCGGCGCTCAAGGGCTTCGCCGACGCGGAGAGCGACGGCATCATCCAGGTCTCCACCGGTGGCGCCGAGTACCTCTCCGGCCCGTCGATCAAGGACATGGTCACCGGCGCGGTGGCGTTCGCCGCGTACGCGCACGAGGTCGCCAAGAAGTACTCGGTGAACATCGCCCTGCACACCGACCACTGCCCGAAGGACAAGCTGGACGGGTTCGTGCGTCCGCTCATGGGCATCTCGCAGGAGCGGGTGAAGCGCGGCGAGGAGCCGCTGTACCAGTCGCACATGTGGGACGGTTCGGCCGTGCCGGTCGCGGAGAACCTGGAGATCGCCGCCCAGCTCCTCGACGAGGCCGCCAAGGCCAAGATCGTCCTTGAGATCGAGGTCGGTGTCGTCGGTGGCGAGGAGGATGGCGTCGAGAACGCCATCAACGACAAGCTCTACACCACCACCGATGACGGCCTGGCCATGGTCGAGGCGCTCGGCCTGGGCGAGAAGGGCCGCTACATGGCGGCGCTGACCTTCGGCAACGTGCACGGCGTCTACAAGCCGGGCAACGTCAAGCTGCGTCCGGAGATCCTCAAGCAGATCCAGGACGCCGTCGGCGCCAAGTACGGCAAGGACAAGCCGCTCAGCCTGGTCTTCCACGGCGGCTCGGGGTCCCTGCTGAGCGAGATCCGCGAGGCCCTGGACTACGGCGTGGTGAAGATGAACATCGACACCGACACCCAGTACGCCTTCACCCGGCCCGTCGTGGACCACATGCTGCGCAACTACGACGGCGTGCTGAAGATCGACGGCGAGGTCGGCAACAAGAAGCAGTACGACCCGCGTGCCTGGGGCAAGGCCGCCGAGGCTGGCCTGGCCGCCCGGGTCGTCGAGGCGTGCGAGCACCTTCGCTCCACCGGCACCACGATGACCAAGTAACGACGTACCACCGACGGCCGGCTTCCCCTCGCGGGGAGCCGGCCGTCGTCGTTCAGGCGGTGAGCAGGTGGACGGCCTCGCGTACGTCGTCGGTGAGGTGGATCGTCGCCGACAGGTCACCAAACGGGGACGCGGCCAGCAGCGGACGCAACAGCGCCTCCACCGGCAACTCCACGGTCCAGTACGCGCGGTCCAGGAAGATGTACGCGCCGCTGGCCCCGTCGGTGCCGTAATAGGTCTTGGTGGCCGCCTGGAACACCTCCTGCACCGTGCCCGCCCGCCCCGGCGCGAAGACGATGCCGCCCCGGGCGAGTCGCAGGATGGTGTCCTCCCGGATCGCGTTGGAGAAGTACTTGGCGATCCGCCCGGCGAACAGGTTCGCCGGCTCGTGCCCGTACAGCCAGGTCGGGATGGCCAGCCCACCGGCTCGCGCCCAGCCCAGGTCGTCGCCACGCTGACGGGGAACGCTCGCGTACCGCTGCCGGACCGTCAACGCGGTGGCCGTGTACAGGTGGTGGTCGGTGAAGTCCGGTGCGGTGGCCAGCAGGTCGATCGCCGCCGTCACGTCGGTCGCCGGCCGGTCCGCCAGGTAGGCGCCGAGGTTCGCCGCCTCCATCACCCCGGGACCGCCGCCGGTCACCACCAGGCGGTCGGCCCGCGCCAGCTCCCAACCCAGCACTGCCGCCATCCGGTACGCGGGACTGCCGCGCCGCACCGCGTGCCCACCCATGATGCCCACCACCGACTGCGGCCCGTGCCCGACCAGCCAGGCGCGGGTGGCGTCGGCCAACGCGTTGTCCACGCCGTGGTCGTGCAGCCGCTGACCCAGCGCCTCCTTGACGTCCGGCAGCGCGCCGCCGTGCGCCCGGTAGTGGTCGTACACCCGGGTGTCGTACATCCCGGTGAACCCACCCTCGGCGAACCCCTCGGCCAGTTCCTCCGGGGTGTAGAGGTGTGTCGGCTGGGTCGGGTACGGCAGCCCCGAGAACGGCGGCACCACGTTGGCGCCGCGTCGGACCAGGTCGGCGCCGACATCCCGGGACGCGAAGCGGCAGCCCACGAAGAGGGTGCCGGCGACGTCGACGCCGGTCAGGTCGGGCACCGGTGCGAGGTCGAGACGCAGGCCCTGCACGGTCAGCCCGCTCAGTCGGCCGGCGGCCAGTTGGCGGTCGAACTCGTCCCGGGTCTGGATCTCGCCCGCGTGCAGGTGCGGCTCGATGACGTCCGCAGGAGGTGGGGTCGGCACCGGGCCATCCTGCCCCCGCACCGGGTGCGGCCAAACCTCGGGCCCCTTGGTGAAACGACAGGAGCCCGGTGGTCGTGGCCACCGGGCTCCTGCGTTACCGGTTCCTGGGGAGGCTCCGGACCATTAGTTGTAGTGGAAAACACCTGGCAGCGGCATAGGCCGCAGGCGTGACCAACTCCTCAGCCGTTCAGCGGAACGTGTCGGCCGACCCGCTCGCGTGTCGCCCTGTCCAGCGGGTTGAATGGGGCGATGCAGAACCTTTTGCCAGAGCCACCGGCCACCCGCCTGCCCGCGAACAACGAGGCCGACGCCGCCCTGGCTGCCGCCGAGGAGGCCGGCACCGATGAGGCGTTCGCCAGCGTGGCGGCCGGCTTTCCCACCTACAGCGCGGCCTGGGCGGAGCTCGCGGCCCGGTCCTTCGCGCAGGGCCAGGTCGTGACCGCGTACGCCTACGCGCGCACCGGCTACCACCGGGGCCTCGACCAGCTGCGCCGCAGCGGGTGGAAGGGGCACGGCCCGGTGCCGTGGTCGAACGAGCCCAACCGGGGCTTCCTCCGCTGCCTCTACGTGCTGTCCCGAGCTGCGGACGAGATCGGCGAGGCCGACGAGGCAGCCCGCTGCGCGCAGTTCCTGCGTGACTGCGACCCGGCGGCGGCGGACGCGCTCGCGAGCAACTGAGCCCGATCCGACGGCCGGCCCGACATCGGGCCGGCCGTCGGAGGCTCACAGCCCTTCGGCAACCGCGGCGGCGATCTTGAGCCAGGCGTCCCGGGTGGCCGAGGAGAGCCCGCCGTACCGGATCGGCTCACCCGTGTCGATGAGCCGCTCGTACGGGGCCAGCAGCACCGCCCGGGTGCGGGCCGCGAAGTGCTCCTGGATGGCCGGCAGGTCGATCTCCTTGCGGGACGGCGGCATCGACACCACAGTCACCGCCTGGCGGACCAGCCGTTGCCGGCCGCTCTGCTCCAGGTGGTCGAGCATCCGGGCGGCAGTCTCCGCTGAGTCGTTACGGGCCGACATGGTGACCACCAACTGGTCGGTGGCGTCCATCGAGGCCTGCCAGTTCTGCGCCCGCACGTTGTTGCCGGTGTCCACGAAGATCAGTTTGTAGAACCGGCTGACCACCTCGCGGATCTCGGCGAACGCGGCCGCGGTCAACATCTCGCCGCCCGTGGCCGACTCGTCCGAGGCCAGGACGTCGAACATCCCCTCGCCCTGCGAGCGCACGTACTGCGACAGGTCGCCGACCCGCCCGTGCGCGCCCTGGAACTGCCCGAGGTCACGCAGCATGTCCCGCACAGTGCGGGAGTGGAAGTCCTGCTGGGCGCGCATCCCCAGGGTGCCCTGGGTTTCGTTGTTGTCCCACGCCAGCACGTAGCCACCGCGCTTCTGACCGAACGTCATCGCGAGCAGCAGGATGGCCACCGTCTTACCGGCGCCGCCCTTCGGGTTGACCACGGTCACCTGCCGCAGCCCGCCGAAGTTGCGGCGCACCATCTCGATGTCCCGCTTGAGCTCCTGCTCGTGCCGCCCGGGAGAGAGCCGGAGCAGCCCCATCTTGTTGACCACCGCGCGTACGCCCATGGTCGCCACCGGGTCGGCGGGCCGGACCTGTCGACGCTTGCTGAAGTCCTCGGCGGTCGGCACCGCCGTGGACTCCGGC
This portion of the Micromonospora zamorensis genome encodes:
- a CDS encoding SDR family NAD(P)-dependent oxidoreductase; protein product: MTLDPTTAERRALITGATAGIGAAFTRRLAADGWHLVLVARDAARLTELATELGSTYGRPVETIPADLSTDDGCAVVERRIADGSPVHLLVNNAGISLNKPFLRSTAEDEARLLRLNVHAVMRLTLAALRPMTERRNGAVINVSSVAGFGTAMPGSTYSASKAWVTNFSESVGLSARPFGVRVMALCPGYTRTEFHQRAGINMSKTPEWLWLRAEDVVDEALRDLRKGKMVSVPAWKYKMVVAGMRHAPRRLLQAVARDTRGRIGRDEH
- a CDS encoding phage holin family protein, whose amino-acid sequence is MGFLIRLAITAVALWITTLIVPGVDVHGRSGGNTALTLIVVALIFGVINAVLKPLIKVVGCVFYLLTLGLFALVVNALLFLLTDRIARGLDLPFQVDGFWAAFWGAIVMTVVTWLISVIVPDNLDRR
- a CDS encoding LCP family protein; amino-acid sequence: MIEDDLRAAFTRHEPLTPPTGPLRVAIDRLATRRRQLRRRWQAGGTALAVLGVLGIGVPLFTPERAGPPQADLIGATDRPVATGAVNVLLVGIDNRGSVPPLADSVLLLHIPADRSRPYLVSLPRDLKVPIPGHGTDKLNAAFPFGAGHSPPDLTKGYELTRQTVAKLTGLRIDTGVVLTYATLRTLTNEVGGVPVCLPERVQSVHTRRVFPAACQRLDGAAAADLLRQRYGLPDGSQGRDRNARIFAAGLVRSASDQGVLTNPVRLAKLLGAVGPDLAVSPGQATMLDLMRLVPTLRSVDPVGLSLPVGDPTGPSRFVQADPQLAPEFLTALREDRLGDWVARHPEQVNPAR
- a CDS encoding DedA family protein, producing the protein MAVDTAEQTRALVESVALNPLDPKELLQTFGLIGVWVILFAETGLLVGFFFPGDSLLFLAGVASSPVADAIFGDGTRLSLAGLLIGGPICAIVGAQLGHWLGARYGRPMFERPNSRLFKKEYVEKAEYYFQKFGPAKAVVLARFIPIVRTFLNPVAGALGMPARQFLLWNIVGAVLWVDGILLIGYLLAEQIYQAIGDKIDHYILPVVALIIVISVLPIFFEFLRDRRARKRGEAVAVIAAASAAGAVEAAREAFDHDGHQHGRHRPEHGQDR
- the fbaA gene encoding class II fructose-bisphosphate aldolase; the encoded protein is MPIASPEAYAEMLDRAKAGRYAYPAINVTSSQTLNAALKGFADAESDGIIQVSTGGAEYLSGPSIKDMVTGAVAFAAYAHEVAKKYSVNIALHTDHCPKDKLDGFVRPLMGISQERVKRGEEPLYQSHMWDGSAVPVAENLEIAAQLLDEAAKAKIVLEIEVGVVGGEEDGVENAINDKLYTTTDDGLAMVEALGLGEKGRYMAALTFGNVHGVYKPGNVKLRPEILKQIQDAVGAKYGKDKPLSLVFHGGSGSLLSEIREALDYGVVKMNIDTDTQYAFTRPVVDHMLRNYDGVLKIDGEVGNKKQYDPRAWGKAAEAGLAARVVEACEHLRSTGTTMTK
- a CDS encoding ArsR/SmtB family transcription factor, whose translation is MEYVGTALAEMTMPQISPLNGEPIERADAERLAGVLKALADPARLRLLSLIQSAPEGEACVCDLTAPLGLSQPTVSHHLRILTEAGLLQREKRGVWAYYSLVPSAIATIADLLTPPRKRATKKAR
- a CDS encoding DUF3151 domain-containing protein, with translation MQNLLPEPPATRLPANNEADAALAAAEEAGTDEAFASVAAGFPTYSAAWAELAARSFAQGQVVTAYAYARTGYHRGLDQLRRSGWKGHGPVPWSNEPNRGFLRCLYVLSRAADEIGEADEAARCAQFLRDCDPAAADALASN
- a CDS encoding SigE family RNA polymerase sigma factor gives rise to the protein MTYEEFVDTRLAPLLRYAVMLTGDPHQAQDLVQETMVRVQLNWRRVARADSPERYVRRMLTNQYVDWRRGSWVRRVLLRGEPDATVPVTTDHAQSAVDRDQIWSWLSRLPRRQRAALVLRYYEDLPDAEIADILGCAVGTVRSSISRALATLRAEYVEA
- the pyrE gene encoding orotate phosphoribosyltransferase, whose translation is MGDHDDLRKFITDLAVVHGRVVLSSGREADWYVDLRRVTLHHQAAPLVGRVLLDLTADWEYDAVGGLTLGADPVALSMLHAAAPTGRALDAFVVRKAGKAHGLQRRIEGPEVAGRRVLAVEDTSTTGGSVLTAVEALREAGAEVVGVAVIVDRGAGDAVRAAGLPYRAAYTLADLGLVA
- a CDS encoding LOG family protein — translated: MPTPPPADVIEPHLHAGEIQTRDEFDRQLAAGRLSGLTVQGLRLDLAPVPDLTGVDVAGTLFVGCRFASRDVGADLVRRGANVVPPFSGLPYPTQPTHLYTPEELAEGFAEGGFTGMYDTRVYDHYRAHGGALPDVKEALGQRLHDHGVDNALADATRAWLVGHGPQSVVGIMGGHAVRRGSPAYRMAAVLGWELARADRLVVTGGGPGVMEAANLGAYLADRPATDVTAAIDLLATAPDFTDHHLYTATALTVRQRYASVPRQRGDDLGWARAGGLAIPTWLYGHEPANLFAGRIAKYFSNAIREDTILRLARGGIVFAPGRAGTVQEVFQAATKTYYGTDGASGAYIFLDRAYWTVELPVEALLRPLLAASPFGDLSATIHLTDDVREAVHLLTA